The Candidatus Tanganyikabacteria bacterium genome segment GTCGGCGCGACCGTCACGGCTACAAGCGCCGCCGGCACGCCGTCGGTCACAATACGCACCGAGCCGGAAAGTGCCGTGGCCGGGACCGCGACCGTGACCGAGCCCGCCGCCGCGGCCGTGACCGTGGCCGAGACCGACGCCCCGGCGCCCGTGAACGACACCGAGGGCGTCGCCGCCCAGGCGGGCGCCAGGTTGCTCCCTCCAAGCGTCAACGTCCCTCCCGGGTAGACAGTCGTCGCGCTCACCTAACTACAGGCACGAACATTGGCCCCAGCGTCAGCGCCGCCGCCACCTTCGCCCCGGCCACCACGACCAGGGAGGCCGATGCCGCCGCTACCTTTATCGTCTCGGTGGCCGCGCCGCTGAAAGCTGCCGCAGCCAGGGTATAGGCGCCGGCATCCAGCTCCAGCGAGGCAGTGGCCGTGCTCGCGCCCGCGGCGCGATTGACCGAAATCGAGGCGATATCGGCGCCCGCAATCGACATTTCGAACGCGACGGTCGATACCGAGGTGGGAATGAGCTGAGTGCGATACGCTCCGCCGGCCGGTACCGAGGCCGGTTCCGCTGGAGGCCAGGCAACTCGCAGCTCTACCAGGCCCCGGCCGGCCGTTAGGGACCCGGGAAGCAGCGCGACCGGATCCCCGGCTTCCAGGCGCGTGCCCGTGGCAGCCGTCTTTCCGGCGCTCCCGGGCGCCTGGCGGCTCTCCGGCCCGGAAATGGAATCCGGGCCGATCCGATCCGCGGGGCCGGACCCTGCGCCACTCCCGATGCCTGCGATACGGCACCCGGCCGCCAGCGCCACGACGAGCGCAGCCACCGCCAACCACCAGCGCCTGGCCCTACACGCCATCCCCGTCCCGCCGCGCCTCACCGCTGGCGCACAAGTTCCGTCGCAGCCGCATCCCCGTGAATCCACCATTTCTTCCTACCCGCCAGCGCAATCCCCTTTGGGCCGGGGTTTTCACGGATATGACGGGAGGCCCCGCAGCAGCGGGGCCTCCTGATCGATCGGGCTTTCTAGCCCTCGGCCTCTTCGGCGCCGATCACGACGCACTTGCCGCCGGCCGCCTCGATCTTCTCGCGGGCAGCTTTCGTGAAGTGGTGGGCGTGGACTTCCAGCGTCTTGGTCACCTCGCCCGCGCCCAGGACCCTCAGGCCCGTGAACTTCGGCTTTAGGACCGTCGCCACGTTGCCGTCCTCGGTCACGAACTTGGTACCGGGCGCGAAGCCGCGTTCGGCCACCAGGTCGGCGGTGATCGGGTTGTCGCCGGAGAACAGTTCGTTGAGGGCGCCCACGTTGATCTCGGCCCAGTGATCCAGGTAGCGCAGCGGCCGCTGGAAATGGTGCTTCTTGGGCGTACGGCGGAAGAGCGGCATCTGCCCGCCCTCGAAGCCTATCTTCTTGCTCTCGCCCGAGCGCTGGCCCTGGCCGTTGTAGCCGCGGGTCGCGGTCTTGCCGTGGCCCGAGCCGAAGCCGCGGCCCACCCGCTTGGGCTTCTTGGTCGCCCCGTCGGCGGGGCGCAGGTCTGCTACTTCGAAAGTCATATCAGGATCCTCATGGGTTGGTCAGGCCGGCACTCGAATCCGGCGTCGTCGCAGGAAGTCATGAGGGCAGCCGGCCTTCCGTCACCTCTACCAAGTGAGCGATCTTGCGGATCTGCCCGCGCACGGCCGGCGTGTCCGGCCATTCGGTGGTGCGGTTGAGCTTGGTGAGCTTCAACTGCTTCGCGGCGGCCTTCTGATCCTTCTCGAACCCGGCGGCGCTACGCACCAGCGTGATCAGCAGCTTCTTGTCACTCATTGATCTTCACCCCGATTTCCGTCACGGCCAGACCGCGCATCGCCGCTACCTCCTCGGCCCGGTGCAACCTGCCGAGGGCGTTGATCGTGGCGCGGGCGTTGTTGAGCGGGCTGGAGGCCCCGAGGGCCTTCGAGAGGATGTCCTTGATGCCGACCAGTTCGAGCACCGTCCGGACGCTGCCGCCCGCGATGACGCCCGTTCCCTTGCTGGCCGGCTTGAGCAGCACGCTGGAAGCGCCTTGCTCGCCGACGATCAGGTGGGGGATGGACGTGCCGAGCATGTGAACGGTGACGAGGCTCTTGCGAGCGTCGACCGCGGCCTTCTGGATGGCCGAGACGACGTCAGCCGCCTTGCCGACGCCCACGCCGACGTTGCCCTTGCCGTTGCCGACCACGACCACGGCCCGGAACGACAGCTTCTTGCCGCCCTTGACGACCTTGGTCACGCGCCGGATCTGGACTACCTTCTCCATCCATTCGGATTCGGCCTCGCCCTCCTGGCGCCGGCGATCGCCGCGATCGCGCTTCGGGCCGCGGGTATCGGTACGCTTTGAATCCATCGTCTAGAACTCCAATCCGGCTTCCCGGGCCTTGTCCGCCAGTGCGGCGATGCGCCCGTGGTAGAGGAACCCGCCGCGGTCGTACACCACGGCCTTGATGCCCGCCCCGATGGCCTTCTTGGCGATGGCTTCGCCCACGGCGCCCGCGGCGTCGACGTTGTAACCCTTGGGGATGTTGCCGCCCTTGACCAGTTCGACCGACGAGGCGTGCACGAGCGTCGTGCGAGCGACATCGTCGATGATCTGGGCGTAGATGTGCCGGCCGGACCGGAACACGGCCAGGCG includes the following:
- the rplO gene encoding 50S ribosomal protein L15, whose amino-acid sequence is MTFEVADLRPADGATKKPKRVGRGFGSGHGKTATRGYNGQGQRSGESKKIGFEGGQMPLFRRTPKKHHFQRPLRYLDHWAEINVGALNELFSGDNPITADLVAERGFAPGTKFVTEDGNVATVLKPKFTGLRVLGAGEVTKTLEVHAHHFTKAAREKIEAAGGKCVVIGAEEAEG
- the rpmD gene encoding 50S ribosomal protein L30, with product MSDKKLLITLVRSAAGFEKDQKAAAKQLKLTKLNRTTEWPDTPAVRGQIRKIAHLVEVTEGRLPS
- the rpsE gene encoding 30S ribosomal protein S5, which produces MDSKRTDTRGPKRDRGDRRRQEGEAESEWMEKVVQIRRVTKVVKGGKKLSFRAVVVVGNGKGNVGVGVGKAADVVSAIQKAAVDARKSLVTVHMLGTSIPHLIVGEQGASSVLLKPASKGTGVIAGGSVRTVLELVGIKDILSKALGASSPLNNARATINALGRLHRAEEVAAMRGLAVTEIGVKINE
- the rplR gene encoding 50S ribosomal protein L18 — encoded protein: MFTKKIRKFEVAKRHRRLRKKLEGTAERPRLAVFRSGRHIYAQIIDDVARTTLVHASSVELVKGGNIPKGYNVDAAGAVGEAIAKKAIGAGIKAVVYDRGGFLYHGRIAALADKAREAGLEF